A region from the Mycolicibacterium litorale genome encodes:
- a CDS encoding LLM class F420-dependent oxidoreductase, whose protein sequence is MTRPVRIGVQLQPQHSPEYRHIRDAVRRCEDIGVDVAFNWDHFFPLYGDPDGAHYECWTMLAAWAEQTSRIEIGALVTCNSYRNPELLADMARTVDHISDGRLILGIGSGWKQKDYDEYGYEFGTAGSRLDDLAQALPRITSRLAKLNPAPTRDIPILIGGQGERKTLRLVAEYADIWHGFTDRSTYPGKAEVLDRHCADVGRDPAAVERSSGVPEGSQDAMLAEADALVGLGVSLLTVGVNGPDYDLTAAEALCRWRDNR, encoded by the coding sequence ATGACTCGTCCCGTGCGCATCGGCGTCCAGCTGCAACCTCAGCACTCCCCGGAGTACCGGCACATCCGCGACGCTGTGCGGCGCTGTGAGGACATCGGGGTCGACGTCGCCTTCAACTGGGACCACTTCTTCCCGCTCTACGGTGACCCGGACGGCGCCCACTACGAGTGCTGGACCATGCTCGCCGCCTGGGCCGAGCAGACCTCGCGCATCGAGATCGGCGCGCTGGTGACCTGCAACAGCTACCGCAACCCCGAACTGCTCGCCGACATGGCCCGCACGGTCGACCACATCAGCGACGGCCGGCTGATCCTGGGCATCGGCTCGGGCTGGAAGCAGAAGGACTACGACGAGTACGGGTACGAATTCGGCACGGCGGGAAGCCGTCTCGACGACCTCGCGCAGGCGCTGCCGCGCATCACGTCGCGGCTGGCGAAGCTCAACCCCGCGCCGACACGCGACATCCCGATCCTGATCGGCGGGCAGGGCGAGCGCAAGACGCTGCGGTTGGTCGCCGAGTACGCCGACATCTGGCACGGCTTCACCGACCGCAGCACCTATCCGGGCAAGGCCGAGGTGCTCGATCGGCACTGCGCCGACGTCGGGCGCGACCCAGCGGCGGTCGAACGGTCATCCGGGGTGCCGGAGGGCAGCCAGGACGCCATGCTCGCCGAGGCCGACGCGCTCGTCGGCCTGGGGGTCAGTCTCCTGACGGTCGGGGTCAACGGCCCGGACTACGACCTGACGGCCGCCGAAGCGCTGTGCCGCTGGCGGGACAACCGATAG
- a CDS encoding GntR family transcriptional regulator gives MPKRYGVKEKDQVVKHVIDLVLTGRLRGGHRIDRNAIAAALGVSRVPIQEAMVQLEHDGIVSTRYHRGAFVERFDAATLAEHHELYGVLNGIASARAATDPGPGLLTALDDVLQHMRKGKSRSDFQDSCLRFRGVVNDAHAGPRLHAAIRASQWFAASDFWLSYPRVRAELLPTYQQEAAAIGDRDPAAARTACIERSDLMATIMIAELTRRGVLGGSSG, from the coding sequence ATGCCGAAACGCTACGGGGTCAAGGAGAAGGATCAGGTCGTCAAGCATGTGATCGACCTGGTCCTGACCGGCCGACTCCGCGGCGGGCACCGGATCGACCGCAACGCGATCGCCGCGGCCCTCGGCGTCAGCCGCGTCCCGATCCAGGAAGCCATGGTGCAGCTCGAACACGACGGCATCGTGTCGACCCGCTATCACCGGGGCGCGTTCGTGGAACGGTTCGACGCGGCGACGCTGGCCGAGCACCACGAGCTTTACGGGGTGCTCAACGGCATCGCGTCGGCGCGGGCGGCCACCGACCCGGGCCCGGGACTGCTCACGGCGCTCGACGACGTCCTGCAGCACATGCGGAAAGGCAAGAGCCGCTCAGACTTTCAGGATTCGTGCCTGCGTTTCCGCGGCGTGGTCAACGACGCGCACGCCGGGCCGCGGCTGCACGCGGCGATCCGGGCGTCGCAGTGGTTCGCGGCGTCCGACTTCTGGCTGTCCTATCCCCGGGTGCGCGCCGAGCTCCTGCCCACTTACCAGCAGGAGGCGGCGGCGATCGGCGACCGTGACCCGGCCGCCGCGCGCACCGCCTGCATCGAACGATCCGACCTGATGGCGACGATCATGATTGCCGAGCTGACCCGCCGCGGGGTGCTCGGTGGCTCCAGTGGTTAG